One stretch of Campylobacter sp. CCS1377 DNA includes these proteins:
- a CDS encoding 1-acyl-sn-glycerol-3-phosphate acyltransferase translates to MQKFKQGILKFFLFLLVFAYFRKIIFLDLSKNNDLGQMAILSHRNGAIDGFLYAFIFPKIQFLLARNLRRSFLGKIFFQGIEITREKDKERALQQGLKVKENDNFSALKQCLNLMQRGSTLGIFPEGTSALNPKHLKFANGASKIAYLMLQKNALEITPLSIFYDDPTQMGSKVFIVKGKNLKFDHIQDKEILYTQISTALENILIEFKDEKEQENCEKIAIFSSLYKDELYLKVLKNSKISKLQEKLKSYEIKSSKAFLYKNCAIFPKSFLLSLWVFFITAIIVIPTFLFNLPIFLSSFIAAKFSKEKHTISLYKILSGTSAFVIFYMALALFFPLIAFLCCIFSLWGFHLYGAFKKHGIFLLNALFFNKLKRDYDDLQEEINEYFKNQNSAF, encoded by the coding sequence ATGCAAAAATTTAAGCAAGGAATTTTAAAATTTTTTCTTTTCTTGCTTGTTTTTGCTTATTTTAGAAAAATTATTTTTTTAGATTTGTCTAAAAATAATGATTTAGGTCAAATGGCTATTTTATCACATAGAAATGGCGCCATTGATGGTTTTTTATACGCTTTTATTTTCCCCAAAATTCAATTTTTACTAGCCAGAAATTTAAGACGCAGTTTTTTAGGAAAAATCTTCTTTCAAGGTATTGAAATTACAAGAGAAAAAGATAAAGAAAGGGCGTTGCAACAAGGTTTAAAAGTAAAAGAAAATGATAATTTTAGCGCCTTAAAACAATGCTTAAATTTGATGCAAAGAGGCAGTACTTTAGGGATATTCCCAGAAGGCACAAGTGCTTTAAATCCCAAGCATTTAAAATTTGCCAATGGAGCTTCTAAAATAGCGTATTTAATGTTGCAAAAAAATGCTTTAGAAATCACGCCTTTAAGTATCTTTTATGATGATCCTACTCAAATGGGTTCTAAAGTTTTTATTGTTAAAGGAAAGAATTTAAAATTTGATCATATTCAAGATAAGGAAATTTTATATACTCAAATTAGCACCGCTTTAGAAAATATACTGATAGAATTTAAAGATGAAAAAGAACAAGAAAATTGTGAGAAGATAGCTATTTTTTCTTCTTTGTATAAAGATGAATTATATTTAAAAGTATTGAAAAATTCTAAAATTTCAAAATTACAAGAAAAATTGAAGTCTTATGAAATCAAAAGCTCTAAAGCTTTTTTGTATAAAAATTGTGCCATTTTTCCTAAGTCTTTTTTGCTCAGCCTTTGGGTATTTTTCATAACAGCAATTATTGTAATACCTACTTTTTTGTTTAATTTGCCTATTTTTCTAAGTTCTTTTATAGCAGCAAAATTTTCTAAAGAAAAACATACCATAAGCCTTTATAAAATTTTATCAGGGACAAGTGCTTTTGTGATTTTTTATATGGCTTTAGCTTTATTTTTTCCGCTTATAGCTTTTTTGTGTTGCATTTTTAGTTTGTGGGGTTTTCATCTTTATGGGGCTTTTAAAAAGCATGGAATTTTTTTGCTTAATGCTTTATTTTTTAACAAATTAAAGCGAGACTATGATGATTTGCAAGAAGAGATTAATGAGTATTTTAAAAACCAAAATTCAGCTTTTTGA
- the secY gene encoding preprotein translocase subunit SecY, with the protein MNKALVNKILITLAFLLAYRVLAYVSVPGVDTGVIADFFNKQSNNAFGLFNMFSGGAAERFSIIALGIMPYITASIIMELLAATFPNIGKMKKERDGMQKYMQIIRYATIVITLVQSIGVAIGLQSLSGSTGGSAIVIEDMNVFIAISAISMLGGTMLLMWIGEQITQRGVGNGISLIIFAGIVSGIPAAISGTVDLINSGEMNFLVAFAILLIILLTIGVIIYVELGERRIPISYSRKVVMQNQNKRIMNYIPIKLNLSGVIPPIFASAILMFPATILQASNNQYLKIINDYLSPNGYLFHILTFLFVIFFAYFYASIVFNAKDISENLKKQGGFIPGIRPGEGTANYLNEIASRLTLSGSIYLGLVATLPWVLVKFMGVPFYFGGTSVLIVVQVALDTMRKIEAQIYMSKYQTLSAVGL; encoded by the coding sequence ATGAATAAGGCATTAGTAAATAAAATCCTTATTACTCTAGCCTTTTTGTTGGCATATCGGGTATTAGCTTATGTAAGCGTACCCGGTGTGGATACTGGAGTTATTGCGGATTTTTTTAACAAACAGAGCAATAATGCTTTTGGTTTGTTTAATATGTTTAGTGGTGGTGCAGCTGAGAGATTTTCTATCATTGCTTTAGGCATTATGCCTTATATTACTGCTTCTATCATCATGGAATTGCTCGCTGCAACTTTCCCAAATATCGGCAAAATGAAAAAAGAACGCGACGGTATGCAAAAATATATGCAAATCATTCGTTATGCAACTATAGTTATAACTTTAGTGCAAAGTATAGGTGTAGCCATTGGACTTCAAAGTCTTTCAGGATCAACGGGCGGTAGTGCTATTGTTATCGAAGATATGAATGTTTTTATTGCCATTTCTGCTATTTCTATGCTTGGCGGAACCATGCTTTTGATGTGGATAGGTGAGCAAATCACACAAAGAGGTGTGGGTAATGGTATTTCTTTGATTATTTTTGCGGGTATTGTTTCAGGTATTCCTGCGGCAATTAGCGGAACTGTTGATCTTATCAACTCAGGCGAGATGAATTTCTTAGTAGCTTTTGCGATTTTATTGATTATCTTACTCACTATTGGGGTGATTATTTATGTAGAACTTGGTGAAAGAAGAATTCCTATTTCTTACTCACGCAAAGTTGTAATGCAAAATCAAAATAAACGCATTATGAATTATATTCCTATTAAGCTAAATTTGAGTGGAGTTATTCCCCCAATTTTTGCAAGTGCGATTTTAATGTTTCCAGCTACTATTTTACAAGCTAGTAATAATCAATATTTAAAAATCATCAACGACTATCTTAGTCCAAATGGTTATTTATTTCATATTTTAACTTTCTTGTTTGTGATTTTCTTTGCATATTTTTATGCTTCTATTGTGTTTAATGCTAAAGATATTTCTGAAAATCTTAAAAAACAAGGCGGTTTTATCCCTGGAATTCGTCCAGGAGAAGGCACAGCAAATTATCTTAATGAAATTGCTTCGCGCTTGACTCTATCTGGATCGATTTATCTAGGACTTGTGGCGACTTTGCCTTGGGTTTTAGTGAAATTTATGGGTGTGCCATTTTATTTTGGCGGAACTTCAGTGTTGATTGTAGTGCAAGTGGCACTTGATACTATGAGAAAAATTGAAGCCCAAATTTATATGAGTAAATATCAAACTTTAAGCGCGGTAGGTTTATAG
- a CDS encoding PEP/pyruvate-binding domain-containing protein, translated as MQILKFSDEKATNLELCGGKGANLAKLTRAGFKVPQGFIISVKAYGKFIENDENIKNLIENFGYIFDYQDLDKLEKQSKILREAFLELDFGSEFLKEFDENLKEFDENTAFSVRSSSTMEDLNSAAFAGAHDTFLNIYGRDEILKYIKHCFASLWQSRAILYREEKNFFQNEACMAVVVQKMVNADFAGVSFSINPVKNRNDEILINANYGLGESVVNGEFEVDEYCVSKSDFSLRSSHIATKEFCIIQDKFGTKEEKISKERQNIPCLSEEKLKQIAKLNCDVEKYYAFAQDIEWAIEKDELYLLQARAITTLAERWTRDESAERYPNVITPFTWDYVDKAFHISLEYSFEMMNLPSFKGKWFASFNNYIYGNQNAVWLYMQSGNLGIDFKNLDTALEQILQKYPHIYDLPKQWMRDLDDYLKGIGSLENKMLLNDEQAFDFLDEVVNLGTIYFRPNIAISVTQSLLYRILKTFLEKLVGEKSGFYFDILTRFDESKTAQVNEDLLTLAEFIVKDPFLKSEFEKYNSQELEEKMFNYKVLRQKFWSFLAHHGHREIDFDPYHPTWSEAPSVVLDNIKLLLNSDFEKLANEKLHKKKLYFNTKNELFALLPKQWHFGFDELLNLVKTYTLLDDLEHYETTRLSILVRKATKAIGEYFVKLGIIKDPLDVFFTHMQTILDYKEGKITSQMVRLEIEKEKVQYLENSKKIPAWNLGEEDEVLEGDSEVLEGVAGSMGVAIGEVYLVHSKDDFATFPKDAILVARTTNPAWTPLFYSAKGVITESGGALSHGAVTAREMKLPAVMSIRNAMQILKNGMQVKIDGNKGKVYILD; from the coding sequence ATGCAAATTTTAAAATTCAGCGATGAAAAAGCTACAAATTTAGAGCTTTGTGGAGGCAAGGGGGCAAATTTAGCTAAGCTTACAAGAGCAGGTTTTAAAGTGCCTCAAGGTTTTATCATTAGTGTAAAAGCTTATGGGAAATTCATAGAAAATGACGAAAATATCAAAAATTTAATTGAAAATTTTGGTTATATTTTTGATTATCAAGATTTAGACAAATTAGAAAAACAAAGCAAAATTTTAAGAGAGGCTTTTTTAGAGCTTGATTTTGGCTCGGAATTTTTAAAAGAATTTGATGAAAATTTAAAAGAATTTGATGAAAATACGGCTTTTAGTGTGCGTTCTTCTTCTACAATGGAAGATTTAAATTCTGCAGCTTTTGCAGGAGCTCACGATACTTTTTTAAATATTTATGGCAGAGATGAAATTTTAAAATATATCAAGCATTGTTTTGCTTCTTTATGGCAAAGTCGTGCCATTTTATACCGCGAAGAAAAAAACTTTTTTCAAAACGAAGCTTGTATGGCTGTTGTGGTGCAAAAAATGGTAAATGCGGATTTTGCAGGAGTTAGCTTTTCTATCAATCCTGTCAAAAACCGTAATGATGAAATTTTAATCAATGCAAATTATGGTTTGGGTGAAAGTGTGGTAAATGGCGAATTTGAGGTGGATGAGTATTGTGTTTCAAAGAGTGATTTTTCTTTGCGTTCTAGTCATATAGCCACGAAAGAATTTTGTATTATTCAAGATAAATTTGGCACAAAAGAAGAAAAAATAAGTAAAGAAAGGCAAAACATTCCCTGTCTTAGCGAGGAAAAGCTAAAACAAATTGCAAAGTTAAATTGCGATGTGGAAAAATATTATGCTTTTGCACAAGATATAGAATGGGCCATAGAAAAAGATGAGCTTTATTTGCTTCAAGCAAGAGCAATCACGACTTTAGCAGAGAGATGGACGCGCGATGAGTCAGCAGAGCGTTATCCAAATGTGATTACACCTTTTACTTGGGATTATGTAGATAAAGCTTTTCACATCTCTTTGGAATATTCTTTTGAAATGATGAATTTGCCGAGCTTTAAAGGCAAATGGTTCGCAAGTTTTAACAATTATATCTATGGCAATCAAAATGCAGTTTGGCTTTATATGCAAAGCGGAAATTTAGGTATAGATTTTAAAAATTTAGATACAGCATTAGAGCAAATTTTACAAAAATATCCTCATATTTATGATTTACCAAAGCAATGGATGAGAGATTTGGATGATTATTTAAAAGGGATAGGGAGTTTAGAAAATAAAATGTTGTTAAATGATGAACAAGCTTTTGATTTTTTAGATGAAGTTGTAAATCTTGGCACAATATATTTTCGTCCAAATATCGCTATATCCGTAACTCAAAGCTTGCTTTATAGGATTTTAAAAACATTTTTAGAAAAATTAGTAGGGGAAAAATCGGGCTTTTATTTTGATATTTTAACGCGTTTTGATGAGAGCAAAACGGCGCAAGTAAATGAAGATTTACTTACTTTAGCAGAATTTATAGTCAAAGATCCATTTTTAAAGAGTGAATTTGAAAAATATAATTCGCAAGAGCTTGAAGAAAAAATGTTTAATTATAAAGTTTTAAGGCAGAAATTTTGGAGCTTTTTGGCTCATCACGGACACAGAGAAATAGATTTTGATCCTTATCATCCTACTTGGAGCGAAGCACCTAGTGTAGTTCTTGATAATATTAAGCTTTTATTAAATAGCGATTTTGAAAAGCTTGCAAATGAAAAACTTCACAAGAAAAAATTATATTTTAATACTAAAAATGAGCTTTTTGCATTGTTACCAAAGCAGTGGCATTTTGGCTTTGATGAGCTTTTAAATTTGGTAAAAACCTATACGCTTTTAGATGATTTGGAGCACTATGAAACAACGCGTTTGAGTATTTTAGTGAGAAAAGCTACCAAGGCTATAGGCGAGTATTTTGTAAAACTAGGCATTATAAAAGATCCTTTAGATGTGTTTTTTACTCATATGCAGACAATTTTAGATTATAAAGAAGGTAAAATAACAAGCCAAATGGTGCGTTTAGAGATAGAAAAAGAAAAAGTACAGTATCTTGAAAATTCTAAAAAAATCCCAGCTTGGAATTTGGGTGAAGAAGATGAGGTTCTTGAAGGCGACAGCGAGGTTTTAGAAGGTGTAGCAGGAAGTATGGGAGTTGCTATAGGAGAAGTTTATTTAGTGCATTCTAAAGATGATTTCGCTACTTTTCCAAAAGATGCGATTTTGGTTGCACGCACAACCAATCCAGCTTGGACGCCACTTTTTTACTCCGCAAAAGGCGTGATCACAGAAAGCGGAGGAGCTTTATCGCATGGAGCGGTTACCGCAAGAGAGATGAAACTTCCTGCAGTAATGAGCATAAGAAATGCAATGCAAATTCTTAAAAACGGTATGCAAGTTAAAATAGATGGCAATAAGGGAAAAGTGTATATTTTAGATTGA
- a CDS encoding DUF3298 domain-containing protein yields MRFSSYFLKILLPFVCIGFLGANMNAKQSDPEGEFYLLEGKIGQDKLLLYLEMQKTAKDYYTINAKFSDSDSYFMGQIWEQNLSFVLNEENEIKKITGSVKFDKNHFPILETKIDEKKVNFLPSTHRLNTLKFARIEFKEKKNIEDQFGQREITYKLEDEMFFIPKSLINTQAREKINDIIALGSKDFKHLKQKIQEKHNEQRAKEWDKLSFNTEYARYFGVDYLDDKILSFKITNYQYFGGAHGNVNISPLSFSLKDGSILSNKSEDLFKDVSDPALLDLILQALVKYDKGEDAARFLEWGGESRKNISLPSEFYLNEKGIKFIWQPYEIASYAEGFISVVLDFDSLKPFVKENSVYRYLFEK; encoded by the coding sequence ATGAGATTTTCTAGCTATTTTTTAAAAATTTTATTACCTTTTGTTTGTATAGGTTTTTTGGGTGCGAATATGAACGCAAAGCAAAGTGATCCAGAGGGTGAATTTTATTTATTAGAAGGTAAAATTGGACAGGATAAGCTTTTATTGTATTTAGAAATGCAAAAAACCGCTAAAGATTACTATACTATAAATGCTAAATTTTCAGATTCTGATTCGTATTTTATGGGGCAAATTTGGGAGCAAAATCTCAGCTTTGTTTTAAATGAAGAGAATGAAATAAAAAAAATCACAGGTAGTGTGAAATTTGATAAAAATCACTTCCCTATTTTAGAAACAAAAATTGATGAAAAAAAAGTTAATTTTTTGCCTTCAACACATAGACTTAATACTCTAAAATTTGCAAGAATAGAATTTAAAGAAAAGAAAAACATTGAAGATCAGTTTGGGCAAAGAGAGATTACTTATAAATTGGAAGATGAGATGTTTTTTATTCCAAAATCTTTAATAAACACACAAGCAAGGGAAAAAATCAACGATATTATAGCCTTAGGATCTAAAGATTTTAAACATTTAAAACAAAAAATTCAAGAAAAGCATAATGAACAAAGAGCTAAAGAATGGGATAAGCTTTCTTTTAATACAGAATACGCTAGATATTTTGGGGTGGATTATTTAGATGACAAAATTTTAAGTTTTAAAATCACAAATTATCAATATTTTGGTGGCGCGCATGGAAATGTCAATATAAGCCCCTTGAGTTTTTCTTTAAAAGATGGCAGTATTTTGTCCAACAAAAGCGAGGATTTGTTTAAAGATGTAAGCGATCCTGCTTTGCTGGATTTGATTTTACAAGCTTTAGTAAAGTATGACAAAGGCGAGGATGCAGCAAGATTTTTAGAATGGGGCGGTGAAAGCAGAAAAAATATTTCTCTACCGTCAGAATTTTACTTGAATGAGAAAGGAATTAAATTCATTTGGCAGCCATACGAAATCGCATCTTATGCTGAAGGATTCATCAGCGTTGTTTTGGATTTTGATTCTTTGAAACCCTTTGTAAAAGAAAATTCGGTTTATAGATATTTGTTTGAAAAATAA
- the rplO gene encoding 50S ribosomal protein L15 yields the protein MNLQKAAGSTHKTKRIGRGQGSGMGKTSTKGGKGQTARKGYNEKRGFEGGQQPLQRRLPKVGFTSKILKPYVINVEKITAVKELSEITLESIKSVHKISKAVSKIKLIGVSAKDLASKIKDENISVTGTK from the coding sequence ATGAATTTACAAAAAGCAGCAGGATCAACTCATAAAACTAAAAGAATAGGTCGCGGACAAGGTAGTGGTATGGGCAAAACCTCTACCAAAGGTGGCAAAGGACAAACTGCAAGAAAAGGTTATAATGAAAAAAGAGGTTTTGAAGGTGGACAACAACCACTTCAAAGAAGATTGCCAAAAGTAGGTTTTACTTCAAAAATTTTGAAACCTTATGTGATTAATGTTGAAAAAATTACAGCCGTAAAAGAACTTAGTGAAATTACTCTTGAGAGCATAAAAAGTGTGCATAAAATTTCAAAGGCTGTTAGTAAAATCAAGCTAATTGGCGTAAGCGCAAAAGATTTAGCTTCTAAAATCAAAGACGAGAATATCAGCGTTACTGGAACAAAATAA
- a CDS encoding phosphatase PAP2 family protein, whose protein sequence is MSILKTKIQLFEFLWFCFFGIMFIRLISNAFFSIYTLVIMGYLVISFALFFLKNYRLKFGIYVLFMNSIFTLLREISPLINMDKKDSYLALIDAFILGDIKNLSLFLENFSNIYLTELLSIAYLLFMVQLAFYFVFYLCADEKISKAFYNGILSFYAIGFLGYIFVPAIGPYFYYASEFKNSLSGFFFRDFLDKAYPIFSNFSDVFPSLHCGISLFILLFLQYFNKKHFYFWLIPCILLWFSTIYLRYHYLIDCVVGFVLAYFFYQLAKRTFNANFKIQR, encoded by the coding sequence ATGAGTATTTTAAAAACCAAAATTCAGCTTTTTGAATTTTTGTGGTTTTGCTTTTTTGGTATTATGTTTATAAGGCTTATTTCCAACGCATTTTTTAGCATTTATACTTTAGTCATTATGGGTTATTTGGTAATTAGTTTTGCACTTTTCTTTCTTAAAAACTATCGTTTGAAATTTGGTATTTATGTGCTTTTTATGAATAGCATTTTTACTTTGCTAAGAGAAATATCACCTTTAATAAATATGGATAAAAAAGATTCTTATCTTGCTTTAATTGATGCTTTTATTTTGGGAGATATTAAAAATCTATCTTTATTTTTAGAAAATTTTTCTAATATTTATTTGACAGAGCTTTTAAGTATTGCTTATTTACTTTTTATGGTACAACTTGCATTTTATTTCGTCTTTTATCTTTGCGCAGATGAAAAAATTTCAAAAGCCTTTTATAATGGAATCTTAAGCTTTTATGCCATTGGGTTTTTAGGATATATTTTTGTTCCAGCCATAGGGCCTTATTTTTATTATGCGAGTGAATTTAAAAATTCGCTGAGTGGGTTTTTCTTTAGAGATTTTTTAGATAAAGCTTATCCAATTTTTAGTAATTTTAGTGATGTTTTTCCAAGTTTGCATTGCGGAATTTCTTTATTTATTTTGCTTTTTTTGCAATATTTTAATAAAAAACATTTTTATTTTTGGCTCATTCCTTGTATTTTACTTTGGTTTTCTACAATTTATTTGCGTTATCATTATTTGATCGATTGTGTTGTTGGTTTTGTTTTGGCATACTTTTTTTATCAACTTGCAAAAAGGACTTTTAATGCAAATTTTAAAATTCAGCGATGA